The proteins below come from a single Triticum aestivum cultivar Chinese Spring chromosome 5D, IWGSC CS RefSeq v2.1, whole genome shotgun sequence genomic window:
- the LOC123121624 gene encoding probable E3 ubiquitin-protein ligase RNF144A-B, producing the protein MDMEAPAAADDPHFPIYVSSAEDDGITFLGDSFDPEEMQMQEAILLSIESSRAPADIPTSSSASSSASPSGPDVAGTSEKSTEESPRDRKGKRKLLEDEPSGSGKRRKRNRFRCAICMEKVQVSEQFIVSHCSHAFCNGCVGRYVATKIGENVESIGCPDPECTEGFVEIEPCRDIIPQELFDRWSVTLCEQSLGNEKYYCPFKDCSALLIKDNDRTVKIRDTECPHCHRMFCARCRVPWHDGIKCKELRKLGDDEKGETDLMLKKLANKKKWQRCPSCKMYVSKIDGCLLMKCRCKQYFCYHCAAPMSKALHYCKNCNR; encoded by the exons ATGGACATGgaggcgcccgccgccgccgacgatccgCACTTCCCCATCTACGTTTCCTCCGCGGAGGACGACGGCATTACGTTCCTCGGCGACTCGTTCGACCCCGAGGAGATGCAGATGCAGGAGGCCATCCTCCTCTCCATCGAGTCCTCCCGCGCCCCAGCCGACATCccgacctcctcctccgcctcctcctcggcgTCCCCGTCCGGGCCCGACGTCGCCGGCACCTCCGAGAAATCCACCGAAGAGTCCCCTCGCGACCGCAAGGGGAAGCGCAAGTTGTTGGAAG ATGAGCCGAGCGGTTCGGGGAAGCGGCGGAAGCGCAACCGCTTCAGGTGCGCCATCTGCATGGAGAAGGTTCAGGTTTCAGAGCAGTTTATCGTGAGCCACTGTTCGCATGCCTTCTGCAATGGCTGCGTCGGGCGGTACGTCGCCACCAAGATCGGCGAGAACGTGGAATCGATAGGTTGCCCTGACCCTGAATGCACAGAGGGCTTCGTTGAGATCGAGCCATGCCGAGATATCATTCCCCAGGAGCTTTTCGATCGCTGGAGTGTTACTCTGTGCGAGCAGTCCCTAGGGAATGAGAAGTACTACTGCCCTTTCAAGGATTGCTCCGCGTTGCTGATCAAAGACAATGACAGGACGGTGAAAATCAGGGACACCGAGTGCCCACATTGCCATCGGATGTTCTGCGCACGGTGCCGTGTGCCGTGGCATGACGGAATCAAGTGTAAGGAGTTAAGGAAGCTTGGGGATGACGAGAAGGGGGAGACTGATCTGATGCTTAAGAAACTGGCTAACAAGAAGAAATGGCAGAGGTGCCCCAGCTGCAAGATGTACGTCTCGAAGATCGATGGGTGCTTGCTCATGAAGTGCAG GTGTAAACAGTACTTCTGTTACCATTGCGCTGCTCCAATGAGTAAAGCTCTTCACTATTGTAAGAATTGCAACCGCTAG
- the LOC123124857 gene encoding E3 ubiquitin-protein ligase RNF144A-like, translating to MGSKAAPPPLAEQHSSPVMAASATTDGPSFPIYISSDEEEDVAVLGSSSSPDEIQIQQAILLSIGLSRDPTGMPSSSASLSGTDVDMTDRKGKRKLRSESPHQVIDIDDNDRHEVIDVDDDDSLIFIKETGSGKWRKPRNGGLLEVGEGSHSATIMKEFYCTICMETLPGVERFPVAGCAHAFCAGCVRQYIAARVEDNLLSMGCPDPGCKDGVLHPEECRDIVPPQLFQRWGAALCELALGDHKFYCPFKDCSALLIDDDPGPGDGGAAALTNVECPHCNRMFCVQCKVPWHEGVDCAEFQRLGKDERGREDLLLRKVAQKRKWQRCPRCKMYVERVAGCQHMRCRCGHSFCYLCGGSTMSGGHRCYGRRTAY from the exons ATGGGAAGCaaggcagcgccgccgccgctggcTGAACAGCACTCGTCGCCTGTCATGGCGGCCTCCGCCACCACCGACGGTCCATCCTTCCCCATCTACATCTcatccgacgaggaggaggacgtggcagtCCTTGGCTCCTCCAGCAGCCCCGACGAGATCCAGATCCAGCAGGCCATCCTCCTCTCCATCGGCCTCTCGCGCGACCCGACAGGCatgccctcctcctcggcctccctcTCCGGAACCGACGTCGACATGACAGACCGCAAAGGCAAGCGTAAACTACGATCGGAGTCGCCGCATCAAGTCATAGATATTGATGATAATGATAGGCATGAAGTCATAGATGTAGATGACGATGACAGCCTGATCTTCATCAAAGAGACAGGCAGCGGGAAGTGGAGAAAACCACGTAACGGCGGCCTGCTCGAGGTCGGCGAAGGTTCCCACAGCGCCACGATCATGAAAGAGTTCTACTGCACAATCTGCATGGAGACGCTCCCCGGCGTCGAGCGCTTCCCCGTCGCCGGGTGCGCGCACGCCTTCTGCGCGGGCTGCGTGAGGCAGTACATCGCGGCGAGGGTCGAGGACAACCTGCTGTCCATGGGCTGCCCCGACCCGGGCTGCAAGGACGGCGTGCTGCACCCGGAGGAATGCCGCGACATCGTCCCGCCTCAGCTGTTCCAGCGGTGGGGCGCCGCGCTCTGCGAGCTGGCGCTCGGGGACCACAAGTTTTACTGCCCCTTCAAGGACTGCTCGGCGCTGCTGATCGACGACGACCCCGGccccggcgacggcggcgcggccgCGCTCACGAACGTGGAATGCCCACACTGCAACCGGATGTTCTGCGTGCAGTGCAAGGTGCCGTGGCACGAGGGCGTGGACTGCGCCGAGTTCCAGCGGCTCGGGAAGGACGAGCGCGGGCGGGAGGACCTGCTGCTGAGGAAGGTCGCGCAGAAGAGGAAGTGGCAGAGGTGCCCCCGGTGCAAGATGTACGTCGAAAGGGTGGCCGGCTGCCAGCACATGAGGTGCAG GTGCGGGCACTCCTTCTGCTACCTTTGCGGCGGCTCCACGATGAGTGGTGGACATCGTTGCTACGGCAGGCGTACTGCTTACTGA